A stretch of Paenibacillus mucilaginosus 3016 DNA encodes these proteins:
- a CDS encoding VOC family protein, producing MPIVNRVDTIFVHVTDLERSISWYSRLLGLDVREGRHEGPIYTLDMGQGRPGITLDNHCFDENYVFTPSNQPLFNLSASDIHEAYRHVTELGAEIVSGIVTYPDLAEFSFQDPDGNIIMVCTCFS from the coding sequence ATGCCGATTGTCAACCGGGTGGATACGATTTTTGTACATGTGACGGATCTGGAGCGTTCCATAAGCTGGTACAGCCGTCTGCTCGGCTTGGACGTGAGGGAAGGCCGGCATGAGGGACCGATCTATACCCTGGATATGGGGCAGGGACGTCCCGGCATTACGCTGGATAATCACTGTTTTGATGAGAATTATGTTTTTACGCCGTCCAACCAGCCGCTGTTCAATCTGAGCGCCTCCGATATTCACGAAGCTTACCGGCACGTGACGGAGCTGGGGGCGGAGATCGTCAGCGGGATTGTGACTTATCCGGATCTCGCGGAATTCTCGTTCCAAGACCCCGACGGCAATATCATCATGGTGTGCACCTGCTTCAGCTGA
- a CDS encoding helix-turn-helix transcriptional regulator yields the protein MTKSKRLMELMIAVNKRRRFTVRELAEEFGVSTRTIMRDLQVLDELGLPLYAEYGPHGGYRVLNERLLPPIMFSEQEALAMFFAYQSLQHYGALPFSEESVTALKKFYYYLPDDTKQKIDRLQERVVFWTPKRQAAVPHLKLLLDASLQGRPLRITYDSREGPGERAIQPIGVYSYNGYWYCPAYCFRKQRYLLFRVDRVLQAEPAGEEHPAVDLSEYTITDWFLPPPQQPPGPGGDAHGLLQLEVRLTKDGVRRCRWESWFQEELVVGEEGEGLLRIRIRHDEMDYYTGYFLSLGADAVVVQPPELVSRLREAVRKLYDAYGAGETAGPP from the coding sequence ATGACCAAATCGAAACGGCTGATGGAGCTCATGATCGCGGTGAACAAGCGGCGGCGTTTCACGGTGAGGGAGCTGGCCGAGGAATTCGGCGTCTCCACCCGCACGATCATGCGCGATCTGCAGGTGCTCGACGAGCTCGGGCTGCCCTTGTACGCCGAGTACGGCCCGCACGGCGGCTACCGGGTGCTGAACGAGCGGCTGCTGCCGCCGATCATGTTCTCGGAGCAGGAGGCGCTGGCGATGTTCTTCGCCTACCAGTCGCTGCAGCATTACGGGGCGCTGCCGTTCAGCGAGGAGTCGGTGACGGCGCTGAAGAAGTTCTACTATTATCTGCCCGACGATACCAAACAGAAAATCGACCGGCTCCAGGAGCGGGTCGTATTCTGGACGCCGAAGCGTCAGGCGGCGGTGCCTCACCTGAAGCTGCTGCTGGACGCCTCCCTGCAGGGCCGGCCGTTGCGGATCACGTACGATTCGCGGGAAGGCCCCGGAGAGCGGGCGATTCAGCCGATCGGCGTCTATTCGTATAACGGGTACTGGTATTGTCCGGCGTACTGCTTCCGCAAGCAGCGCTATCTGCTGTTCCGTGTCGACCGGGTGCTGCAGGCGGAACCGGCGGGAGAGGAACATCCGGCGGTGGACCTAAGCGAGTACACGATCACCGACTGGTTCCTGCCGCCTCCGCAGCAGCCGCCCGGCCCGGGCGGGGATGCCCATGGCCTGCTCCAGCTGGAGGTCCGGCTGACGAAGGACGGCGTCCGCCGCTGCCGCTGGGAGTCGTGGTTCCAGGAGGAGCTCGTCGTAGGAGAGGAGGGCGAGGGCCTGCTGCGTATCCGCATCCGGCATGACGAAATGGACTACTATACCGGCTACTTCCTCTCCCTGGGCGCGGATGCGGTCGTCGTCCAGCCGCCGGAGCTGGTCTCCCGGCTGCGGGAGGCCGTCCGGAAGCTCTATGACGCTTATGGCGCCGGGGAGACAGCCGGTCCGCCGTAA
- a CDS encoding GyrI-like domain-containing protein, with protein sequence MKPRIEKHGEFAAVGTKGQHRLTEGVIPTIAGQWDAFMRRAAEIPGRGPATLGICWGIEAASGEPFDYLTGALVEEMPPELPSGMTAVTLEPRLYAVFTHRGPVARLDATYASIQAWLESNGTYRRADAPDFEYYDHRYASAEPESSEFDIYIPVTEPACYGGPAVSPAP encoded by the coding sequence ATGAAACCAAGAATCGAAAAACACGGCGAGTTCGCAGCGGTAGGAACCAAGGGGCAGCACCGGCTGACCGAAGGGGTGATCCCCACGATCGCCGGACAGTGGGACGCCTTCATGCGGCGCGCAGCCGAAATCCCGGGACGGGGTCCCGCAACGCTCGGCATCTGCTGGGGAATCGAGGCCGCCTCCGGCGAGCCCTTCGACTACCTTACGGGCGCCTTGGTCGAGGAGATGCCGCCGGAGCTGCCCTCCGGCATGACGGCGGTCACGCTGGAACCTCGCCTGTATGCCGTGTTCACCCACCGGGGGCCCGTCGCCCGGCTCGACGCAACTTATGCATCCATCCAAGCGTGGCTGGAGTCCAATGGAACATACCGCCGCGCGGATGCCCCCGACTTCGAATACTACGACCACCGGTACGCTTCCGCCGAGCCGGAGAGCAGCGAGTTCGACATCTACATTCCGGTGACGGAACCGGCTTGTTACGGCGGACCGGCTGTCTCCCCGGCGCCATAA
- a CDS encoding zinc-dependent alcohol dehydrogenase family protein: MRAFEIQGGFGLERITLAERPKPAPGPGEVLLRIRAASLNARDLGVVGGFYVGAETLPLIPVSDGVGIVEELGEGVTRVKPGDRVCPIFVQDWLAGTPTEAMLGSTLGGPRDGVLAEYGVFPQGSLVHVPEHLTDEEAASLPIAALTAWQAVVTEGRVRAGDTVVVQGTGGVALSALQFAKLHGARVIVTSSSDVKLERAAALGADLGINYVKSPQWDQEVLRLTDGRGADHIVDLGGAATLNASLAAVRPGGRVSIVGVLSGVTAAGLDLIPAIRKKVTLQGINVGSHGMFEDMNRALALSGVRPVIDRVFPFTEAVQALRYMQEGVHFGKICIRL; this comes from the coding sequence ATGAGAGCATTTGAAATTCAGGGTGGATTCGGACTCGAGCGGATTACGCTGGCGGAGCGGCCAAAGCCGGCTCCCGGTCCAGGCGAGGTGCTGCTTCGCATCCGGGCGGCCTCGCTCAACGCGAGGGACCTTGGCGTAGTCGGAGGGTTCTACGTAGGTGCCGAGACGCTGCCCCTGATTCCGGTATCGGACGGCGTCGGCATCGTGGAGGAGCTGGGTGAAGGGGTCACGCGGGTCAAGCCGGGAGACCGGGTCTGCCCGATCTTCGTGCAGGACTGGCTCGCCGGAACGCCGACGGAAGCGATGCTGGGCTCGACCTTGGGCGGCCCGAGAGACGGCGTCCTGGCTGAATATGGCGTCTTCCCGCAGGGATCGCTCGTCCACGTGCCCGAGCATCTGACCGACGAAGAAGCGGCCTCGCTGCCCATCGCCGCGCTGACGGCCTGGCAGGCCGTCGTGACAGAAGGGCGCGTACGCGCCGGCGATACGGTCGTCGTGCAGGGCACCGGAGGCGTTGCCTTGTCCGCCCTGCAGTTTGCGAAGCTGCATGGCGCCAGGGTGATCGTAACTTCCAGCAGTGATGTGAAGCTGGAGCGGGCGGCGGCGCTCGGGGCCGATCTCGGCATCAATTACGTGAAGTCTCCGCAGTGGGATCAGGAAGTGCTCCGCCTCACGGACGGCCGGGGGGCCGATCACATCGTCGACCTTGGCGGAGCGGCTACGCTGAACGCCTCGCTGGCCGCCGTCCGTCCGGGCGGACGCGTCAGCATTGTCGGCGTGCTTTCGGGCGTAACGGCTGCAGGACTCGACCTTATCCCCGCCATCCGCAAGAAGGTTACGCTGCAGGGGATCAATGTCGGCAGCCACGGGATGTTCGAGGACATGAACCGTGCCCTGGCGCTGAGCGGCGTGCGGCCGGTCATTGACCGCGTGTTCCCGTTCACCGAGGCGGTCCAGGCTCTAAGGTATATGCAGGAGGGCGTCCACTTCGGCAAAATCTGCATCCGGCTGTGA
- a CDS encoding winged helix-turn-helix transcriptional regulator codes for MRTDGRPEKDISVTVCSYSLALDVIANKWKPLVIYALENGSQRYGDMKRRIEGVVPENGLTETLRGMERDGLVVRKVHPAVPPAVEYTLTPLGRTLIEPLQALHVWAKAHHEDVLSARERYDGQDGQDGQTGGA; via the coding sequence ATGAGAACGGACGGCCGTCCGGAGAAGGATATCTCCGTTACGGTGTGCAGCTACAGTCTTGCTTTGGATGTCATTGCGAACAAATGGAAGCCGCTTGTAATCTACGCGCTGGAGAACGGCAGCCAGCGGTATGGGGACATGAAGCGCCGCATTGAAGGCGTAGTCCCAGAAAATGGACTGACCGAGACGCTGAGGGGGATGGAACGGGATGGCCTCGTCGTGCGGAAGGTGCATCCTGCCGTTCCTCCGGCCGTCGAATATACGCTGACCCCGCTCGGCCGCACACTGATCGAGCCTCTCCAGGCGCTTCATGTCTGGGCGAAGGCTCATCATGAGGATGTGCTGAGCGCGAGGGAACGGTACGACGGGCAGGACGGGCAGGACGGACAGACAGGCGGAGCATAG
- a CDS encoding ArsR/SmtB family transcription factor yields the protein MTTVQSKDSAIFLVLADPRCRELLQRLAASPGLSVSGLSDELELPRAAVLKHLKMLEEAELAASRRIGREKLYSADRERLRGLMERLLGRPEDTRGGRLGELKRMLSEEKQRSVRMLPRQTYGTLIRSSPARIWEEVLSPEQPAGFWRGCRLILGGGELSPYRLERPDGREEARGMVTAAEAQRRLELTWGSPDESEAGTAEGRLALELERLPGRPEVCRVILVLTAEIRTEDSIRAADGGWPGRLAGLKSYVETGEGMWEEKP from the coding sequence TTGACGACGGTACAGAGCAAGGATAGCGCGATATTCCTCGTCCTGGCGGATCCGAGGTGCAGGGAGCTGCTGCAGCGGCTGGCAGCTTCCCCAGGCCTCAGCGTCAGCGGCTTATCGGATGAACTGGAGCTGCCGCGTGCCGCCGTGCTGAAGCATCTGAAGATGCTGGAAGAGGCGGAGCTGGCGGCCTCCCGGCGGATCGGGCGGGAGAAGCTGTATTCCGCGGACCGGGAGCGGCTCCGGGGGCTGATGGAGCGCCTGCTCGGCCGCCCGGAGGATACGCGCGGCGGCAGGCTCGGCGAGCTGAAGCGGATGCTGTCGGAAGAGAAGCAGCGCAGTGTGCGGATGCTGCCGAGACAGACGTACGGGACGCTGATCCGCTCCTCTCCCGCCCGCATCTGGGAGGAGGTGCTCTCCCCGGAGCAGCCCGCCGGATTCTGGCGGGGATGCCGGCTGATTCTGGGAGGCGGGGAGCTGTCCCCGTACCGGCTGGAGAGGCCGGACGGTCGTGAAGAGGCGCGCGGGATGGTGACGGCGGCAGAGGCTCAACGGAGGCTGGAGCTGACCTGGGGGAGCCCGGACGAATCGGAGGCCGGCACGGCGGAGGGACGCCTCGCCCTGGAGCTCGAGCGGCTGCCCGGCCGGCCGGAGGTGTGCCGGGTCATCCTGGTGCTCACCGCGGAGATCCGGACGGAGGATTCGATTCGTGCGGCGGACGGGGGCTGGCCGGGCCGGCTGGCCGGCCTGAAGTCGTACGTTGAAACCGGCGAAGGAATGTGGGAGGAGAAGCCGTAA
- a CDS encoding class I SAM-dependent methyltransferase, whose translation MIGINAKGWRVSRSMDVREHFGEIDIYLFDQLLKGRIRPGMRILDAGCGRGRNLVFFLREGYDVFAVDRSPEAVEEVRKLAAGIHSREQEERFRCEPIEKLSFANDTFDFVICSAVLHFAENDKHFGEMVGELWRVLKPGGVLFTRLASGIGMEALMRPLGGGRYSLPDGSERYLADAAQLHRLTERLHGQFLEPLKTVQVEGLRCMTTWCLKKPHILFFDPIEEGTGESIQGEPPGGKGEESQ comes from the coding sequence ATGATCGGGATAAATGCCAAGGGTTGGAGAGTGAGCCGCAGCATGGACGTGCGCGAGCATTTCGGAGAGATCGACATCTATTTGTTTGACCAGCTGCTCAAGGGGCGCATCAGGCCCGGCATGCGGATTCTGGATGCAGGGTGCGGGAGAGGGCGCAACTTGGTGTTCTTTCTCCGGGAAGGCTACGACGTCTTCGCGGTGGACCGGAGTCCGGAAGCCGTCGAGGAGGTCCGGAAGCTGGCGGCGGGAATTCATTCCCGGGAGCAGGAAGAGCGCTTTCGCTGCGAACCGATCGAGAAGCTCAGCTTCGCCAACGATACGTTTGATTTCGTCATCTGCAGCGCGGTGCTGCATTTTGCCGAGAATGATAAGCATTTCGGGGAGATGGTCGGCGAGCTCTGGCGGGTGCTGAAGCCCGGCGGGGTGCTCTTCACCCGGCTCGCATCGGGCATCGGCATGGAAGCGCTGATGCGCCCGCTCGGCGGAGGACGATACTCGCTGCCTGATGGGTCGGAGCGCTACCTGGCCGACGCGGCACAGCTGCACCGGCTGACGGAGAGGCTGCACGGCCAGTTTCTTGAGCCGTTGAAGACCGTACAGGTCGAAGGACTGCGGTGCATGACGACCTGGTGCCTTAAGAAACCGCACATCCTCTTCTTCGACCCGATCGAGGAAGGAACGGGAGAGAGTATACAAGGGGAACCGCCCGGAGGAAAAGGGGAGGAATCACAATGA
- a CDS encoding carbon-nitrogen hydrolase family protein — protein sequence MKMRVSAVQYHLHTIGSFEEFAAQVTHYVKTAAEFESDFVLFPELFTTQLMSVGRGDGSGEALTIDELPGFTEPYMALFKGLAAETGMHLIGGTHIVSENGRLYNTAFLFYPDGRVGEQRKVHITPTEVKEWNMAAGDTLQVFDTDKGRIAMLICYDMEFPEIVRMARARGADVIFCPSCTDDKHGFHRVRYTCHARTIENQIYVVTTGTVGSLPTVDFMRGNYGQAAILTPNDVPFPPAGIMTAGEVNGDMVITGDLDLSLLHQVREKGSVTTWRDRRTDLYTDWS from the coding sequence ATGAAAATGCGCGTATCTGCCGTGCAGTACCATCTGCATACGATCGGCAGCTTTGAGGAGTTTGCCGCCCAGGTGACGCACTATGTCAAGACGGCCGCGGAATTCGAGTCGGACTTCGTGCTGTTTCCGGAGCTGTTCACGACGCAGCTGATGTCCGTCGGAAGAGGAGACGGAAGCGGGGAAGCCCTGACGATTGACGAGCTTCCGGGCTTCACGGAACCCTACATGGCCTTATTCAAGGGGCTGGCCGCCGAGACCGGCATGCACCTGATCGGCGGCACGCATATCGTGTCGGAGAACGGGCGTCTCTACAATACGGCGTTCCTGTTCTATCCGGACGGTCGCGTAGGGGAGCAGCGCAAGGTACATATTACGCCGACCGAAGTCAAAGAGTGGAACATGGCCGCCGGCGATACCCTGCAGGTGTTCGACACGGATAAAGGGCGCATCGCGATGCTGATCTGCTACGACATGGAATTCCCGGAGATCGTACGGATGGCCCGGGCCCGCGGGGCCGACGTCATCTTCTGTCCGTCGTGCACGGACGACAAGCACGGGTTCCACCGGGTCCGCTACACCTGCCATGCCCGGACGATCGAGAACCAGATCTACGTCGTGACGACCGGAACGGTCGGCTCGCTGCCTACCGTGGACTTCATGCGGGGCAATTACGGCCAGGCGGCGATCCTCACGCCGAACGACGTGCCTTTTCCGCCGGCAGGCATCATGACGGCCGGAGAGGTCAACGGGGACATGGTCATCACGGGCGATCTCGATCTGTCGCTGCTTCATCAGGTGAGGGAGAAGGGCTCGGTGACGACGTGGCGTGACCGCCGGACCGATCTGTATACGGACTGGTCTTGA
- a CDS encoding GNAT family N-acetyltransferase, producing the protein MTTARYRKEMYVFDGDKPVRAVIRSYTEADFAGLIRIQQESFPPPFPSELWWNEEQLRHHVTLFPEGALCVEIGGELAASITGLRVDYDPQDGDHTWEAVTDGGYIRNHKPDGNTLYIVDICARPAYRKLGLGRWMMLSMYEVVVKLGVQRLLGGGRLPGYHRHADTLTPQQYVEKVLEGTLKDPVMTFLLRCGRTPVQLVSGYLEDEESRNYAMLMEWRNPFLQKN; encoded by the coding sequence ATGACAACCGCACGGTACCGCAAGGAAATGTACGTGTTCGACGGCGACAAACCGGTGCGTGCCGTGATCCGTTCGTATACGGAGGCGGATTTCGCCGGATTGATCCGTATCCAGCAGGAAAGCTTTCCCCCGCCGTTTCCCTCGGAGCTGTGGTGGAACGAGGAGCAGCTGCGCCATCACGTGACCTTATTTCCCGAGGGGGCGCTCTGCGTGGAGATCGGCGGCGAGCTGGCCGCCTCGATCACCGGACTGCGCGTCGATTACGATCCGCAGGACGGGGACCATACGTGGGAAGCCGTCACGGACGGAGGCTACATCCGCAATCACAAGCCGGACGGCAATACACTGTACATTGTCGATATTTGTGCAAGGCCCGCCTACCGCAAGCTGGGTCTCGGAAGATGGATGATGCTGTCCATGTACGAGGTTGTTGTCAAGCTTGGGGTGCAGCGGCTGCTCGGCGGGGGGCGGCTGCCCGGCTATCACCGGCATGCGGATACGCTGACGCCGCAGCAGTATGTGGAGAAGGTGCTGGAGGGGACGCTGAAGGACCCCGTGATGACCTTCCTGCTGCGCTGCGGGCGGACGCCGGTCCAGCTCGTGTCCGGTTATCTGGAGGACGAGGAGTCCCGCAATTATGCGATGCTGATGGAATGGCGCAACCCATTCCTGCAGAAGAACTAG
- a CDS encoding CBO0543 family protein: MSFPSFEDVQKARSLLAEVSEAHWLQDDLHKASWWLLLALTIMPYFIWWKMVDRRRIQEIVLYGLLIALICMTFDSIGTDRLWWGYPDKLLGLTPPLLPADLVLVPVFSMIIYQLFSGMWVPFVLANLALGLFMAYVCEPLFILLNFYELNSWRLTYSLIYYLLTSSGVWWFVTKLKRVQEKAGFREG; this comes from the coding sequence ATGTCTTTTCCATCCTTCGAAGACGTTCAGAAAGCCAGGAGCCTTCTGGCTGAGGTGTCGGAAGCGCACTGGCTGCAGGATGACCTGCACAAGGCCTCCTGGTGGCTGCTGCTCGCTCTTACTATCATGCCCTATTTCATCTGGTGGAAAATGGTGGACCGCAGGCGGATCCAGGAGATTGTGCTTTACGGCCTGCTCATTGCACTGATTTGCATGACCTTCGACAGTATAGGCACCGACAGGCTGTGGTGGGGCTATCCCGATAAGCTGTTGGGTCTCACGCCGCCGCTGCTTCCCGCCGACCTCGTGCTGGTCCCTGTGTTCTCCATGATCATATATCAGCTGTTCTCCGGGATGTGGGTCCCTTTTGTACTGGCGAACCTGGCACTCGGTCTCTTCATGGCTTATGTATGTGAGCCTCTGTTCATCCTGCTGAACTTCTACGAGCTTAACTCCTGGCGTCTGACATATTCGCTGATTTACTATCTTCTGACGAGCAGCGGTGTCTGGTGGTTCGTGACCAAGCTGAAGCGCGTTCAGGAGAAGGCCGGCTTCCGGGAGGGGTAG
- a CDS encoding superoxide dismutase family protein gives MKGYKSMGGLLAGMLLLSACSGPSAWFGLGGKTEHQHEPLHKNGSEAVMAYESKDAQEIDIIGIRGTSIGKAKLSQAPEGVRIQLDAAHLPPGPHGFHFHETGRCEAPDFKTAGAHFNPTGRKHGTENPQGPHAGDLPNIEADKNGMAKADFVMKGLTLEKGKPTSLLKEGGTSLVIHEKADDYKTDPSGNSGARIACGAVK, from the coding sequence TTGAAAGGGTATAAAAGCATGGGGGGGCTGCTCGCGGGTATGCTGCTGCTGAGCGCCTGCAGCGGTCCGTCGGCGTGGTTCGGGCTGGGCGGCAAGACGGAGCACCAGCATGAGCCCCTGCACAAAAACGGCAGCGAAGCCGTCATGGCCTATGAGTCCAAGGACGCCCAAGAGATCGATATCATAGGGATCCGCGGCACATCGATCGGCAAAGCGAAGCTGAGCCAGGCGCCGGAAGGTGTCCGCATTCAGCTCGACGCCGCCCATCTGCCGCCGGGGCCGCACGGGTTCCACTTTCACGAGACCGGACGGTGCGAAGCGCCGGACTTCAAGACGGCGGGGGCGCACTTCAACCCGACGGGCCGCAAGCATGGCACCGAGAACCCGCAGGGTCCGCATGCGGGCGACCTGCCGAACATCGAAGCGGACAAGAACGGCATGGCCAAGGCCGACTTCGTCATGAAGGGGCTGACGCTGGAGAAAGGGAAGCCGACCTCGCTGCTGAAGGAAGGCGGTACTTCGCTGGTCATTCACGAGAAGGCCGACGATTATAAGACCGATCCGTCCGGCAACTCCGGCGCGCGCATCGCGTGCGGCGCAGTGAAATAG
- a CDS encoding LysR family transcriptional regulator, with the protein MIVNMEWYRVFYTVARTGSLSKAAEELFITQPAVSHSIKQLEAKLGGQLFFRSSKGVRLTGEGEVLFSYIEQAYHLMEAGERRIGEMHDLEAGEVHIGAGDTLCRHVLLPRMETFREDYPRIKVSVTNRTTAETAALLREGRIDFGVVHLPFEDPRLDVRPIRTIHDCFVAGKRYSEELDRQAAPLRLESLLAYPLILLEQGTSTRRHLDRYAAGQGLSLQPELELGSMDLLLQFARSGMGIACVVREYAQEEMQRGGLTEVPLAVPVPPREVGLVTLQGVPLSAAARRFVDGLTE; encoded by the coding sequence TTGATCGTGAACATGGAGTGGTACCGGGTCTTCTATACGGTGGCTCGGACCGGAAGTCTGTCCAAAGCGGCGGAGGAGCTCTTCATCACCCAGCCGGCGGTCTCCCATTCCATCAAGCAGCTGGAGGCGAAGCTTGGGGGACAGCTCTTCTTCCGTTCCTCCAAAGGCGTCCGGTTAACGGGAGAGGGCGAGGTGCTGTTCTCGTATATCGAGCAGGCCTACCATCTCATGGAAGCCGGCGAGCGCCGGATCGGGGAGATGCACGACCTGGAGGCCGGCGAAGTGCACATTGGCGCAGGAGATACGCTGTGCAGGCACGTGCTGCTTCCCCGCATGGAGACGTTCCGGGAGGACTATCCGCGGATCAAGGTATCCGTCACGAACCGGACGACGGCGGAGACGGCCGCCCTGCTGAGAGAGGGACGCATCGACTTCGGAGTCGTGCACCTGCCCTTCGAGGATCCCCGGTTGGACGTCCGTCCCATCCGGACCATTCACGACTGCTTCGTCGCCGGCAAACGCTACTCGGAGGAGCTAGACCGTCAGGCCGCACCGCTGAGGCTGGAATCGCTGCTCGCCTACCCGCTCATCCTGCTCGAGCAGGGCACGAGCACGCGCCGCCACCTGGACCGCTATGCCGCCGGGCAGGGCCTGAGCCTGCAGCCGGAGCTGGAGCTCGGCAGCATGGACCTGCTCCTGCAGTTCGCCCGCAGCGGGATGGGTATTGCGTGCGTTGTCCGCGAATACGCTCAGGAAGAGATGCAGCGCGGCGGGCTCACGGAAGTCCCGCTTGCGGTCCCGGTTCCTCCCCGGGAGGTCGGTCTCGTTACCCTGCAGGGCGTACCGCTGTCAGCAGCGGCGCGCCGGTTCGTGGATGGGCTGACGGAGTGA
- a CDS encoding adenylosuccinate synthase codes for MSVTAVVGANWGDEGKGKVTDRFAAEADVVVRFQGGNNAGHTIINEHGKFSLNLLPSGVFHSHIVNVIGPGVALNAPALLAELDALRAAGLPEPQLKVSERAQLVLPLHALLDNLEEDRLGAGGFGSTRKGIAPFYADKYAKLGLQAGDLADRARVQERIEASLAGKNVLLSHLYGREPLDAAALTDELMASAERLLPLLCDTTELLHEALHRGASVLVEGQLGALRDPDHGIYPYSTSSSTLAGFAAVGAGVPPHEIRRIAAVTKAYSSCVGTGPFVTELAGGEAEELRRRGGSAGEYGVVTGRPRRVGWFDAVATRYGCMVQGATEVVLTNLDVLGYLDEIPVCTGYRIGGGVTNRFPLNRELDAAEPVLEVLPGWRSDVSGARSFGELPEAARRYVLRLQELIGTPIRWISVGPHRDQMFEVFPL; via the coding sequence ATGAGTGTAACGGCAGTGGTAGGAGCGAATTGGGGAGACGAGGGCAAGGGCAAGGTAACGGACCGCTTTGCGGCGGAGGCCGATGTGGTTGTGCGCTTTCAGGGCGGCAACAACGCGGGACATACGATCATCAATGAGCACGGCAAGTTTTCGCTGAATCTGCTGCCATCGGGCGTGTTTCACAGCCATATCGTCAATGTGATCGGGCCCGGTGTGGCGCTTAACGCCCCGGCGCTGCTCGCGGAGCTGGATGCGCTGCGGGCGGCCGGTCTCCCGGAGCCTCAGCTGAAGGTGTCGGAGCGGGCGCAGCTGGTGCTGCCGTTGCACGCGCTGCTCGACAACCTGGAGGAGGACCGGCTCGGCGCGGGCGGGTTCGGCTCGACACGCAAGGGCATCGCTCCGTTCTACGCGGACAAATACGCCAAGCTCGGGCTGCAGGCCGGCGATCTGGCGGACCGGGCGCGGGTGCAGGAGCGGATCGAGGCGTCGCTTGCCGGTAAAAACGTGCTGCTCAGCCACTTGTACGGCCGGGAGCCGCTGGATGCCGCTGCGCTGACGGATGAGCTCATGGCTTCGGCGGAGCGGCTGCTGCCCCTCTTGTGCGATACGACCGAGCTGCTGCACGAGGCTCTGCACCGCGGCGCTTCCGTGCTCGTCGAAGGCCAGCTGGGCGCGCTTCGCGACCCCGACCACGGCATCTACCCGTACTCCACGTCGTCGTCGACGCTGGCCGGGTTTGCCGCTGTCGGCGCGGGTGTGCCGCCGCATGAGATCCGCCGGATCGCAGCCGTGACGAAGGCGTATTCCTCCTGCGTCGGGACGGGGCCGTTCGTCACGGAGCTTGCGGGCGGGGAAGCCGAAGAGCTGCGCCGCCGCGGCGGCTCGGCCGGCGAGTACGGCGTGGTGACCGGCCGGCCGCGCCGGGTCGGCTGGTTCGACGCCGTCGCCACCCGGTACGGCTGCATGGTGCAGGGAGCGACCGAAGTCGTGCTGACCAACCTCGATGTGCTCGGCTATCTCGATGAGATTCCGGTCTGCACAGGCTACCGCATTGGCGGCGGCGTAACGAACCGCTTCCCGCTGAACCGGGAGCTGGACGCGGCGGAGCCGGTTCTTGAGGTGCTGCCGGGCTGGCGGTCCGACGTGAGCGGGGCGCGCTCGTTCGGCGAGCTTCCCGAGGCGGCCCGGCGGTATGTACTCCGGCTGCAGGAGCTGATCGGCACGCCCATCCGCTGGATCTCGGTCGGGCCGCACCGCGATCAGATGTTCGAAGTTTTTCCTCTATGA